A portion of the Magnolia sinica isolate HGM2019 chromosome 17, MsV1, whole genome shotgun sequence genome contains these proteins:
- the LOC131230616 gene encoding receptor-like protein EIX2: MGGSVRVIFLSVLVFLSAEIIQSTSYDGEVKGVCIERERQALFKFKQGLIDPMNRLSSWVGHDCCSWSGVGCNNRTGHVINLDLRNLLIEWILFNGDLVRSPENSSLSGEINPSLLELNHLKYLDLSSNDFKSKPVPNFIGSFKKLRYLNLSFSGFDGTIPHHLGNLSSLVYLDLHLDIYQSGILEVDNLHWLSGLSSLRHLDLGKVNLGQSHDWLPAINMLPSLSELRLSDCELPNITISLPYVNFTSLSVLDFSRNELGPRIPDWLFNLSSLEYLNLGGNYFRDPIPSALGKFCHLHTLELSDNFIRGEMTGFVECLSGCIQESLETLNLASNGLSGYFPDWLFHHINLKTLDLSGNSLYGPIPESLGNHSSLEELYLSHNNLNGSLPESLGQLSELINLGISSNSLEGIVSEAHFASLTKLESLDISLNSLVLKVSSNWIPPFHLKYIRMRSCQVGPQFPAWLREQRDFFKLDLSNAQISDSIPYWFWNLSSQISFLNLSHNQINGEIPNSLHFAPRATIDLSFNIFRGSLPHSFLNARIWILDLSNNFLSGPIPVTFREISLGFLSLSHNHLNGSIPLSLCQMVRLQNLDLSYNQLTGELPQCLGNLTRLLTMDLANNSIHGHIPMSLGFINELRWLRLRSNNFSGELPTSLRNCTDLRAIDFSENNFSGKIPKWTGKSLSALKILKLSSNKFSGTIPPQLCHLTSLQILDLAHNKLLGAIPKCFSNFNAMATTEHQSETIVNVNYVTEEGDAGIICYEENITVIIKGVKLDYTTTLSLVSVIDLSSNHLSGEIPEVLANLSGLQGLNLSGNHLTGNIPKNIDGLRRLESLDLSHNQLSGAIPHTLSALTFLSSLDLSHNKLSGQIPSGYQLQTLTDPSIYSDNLDVCGSPLPKCRKDETFKAPMVEEERNEEGFEKIWFFTSMAPGFVVGFWGVCGVLIFKKSWRISYFRLSDKVMDKISVVWVTKVAKLKTMLQDRK; encoded by the coding sequence ATGGGTGGGTCAGTGAGAGTTATCTTTCTTTCGGTGCTTGTGTTTCTAAGCGCTGAAATCATTCAATCCACTTCTTATGACGGAGAAGTGAAGGGAGTTTgcatagaaagagagaggcaaGCCCTCTTCAAGTTCAAACAAGGCCTTATAGATCCAATGAATCGGCTCTCTtcttgggtgggccatgattgCTGTAGCTGGAGCGGAGTGGGCTGCAACAACAGAACGGGGCATGTCATCAATCTTGACCTCCGAAATCTCCTCATAGAGTGGATTCTATTCAATGGAGACCTTGTTCGGAGTCCTGAAAACTCATCCTTGTCTGGTGAGATAAATCCTTCTTTGCTTGAGTTGAATCATTTGAAATACTTGGACCTAAGCTCCAATGATTTTAAATCGAAACCTGTACCAAACTTCATTGGTTCATTTAAGAAACTGAGATATCTTAACCTCTCCTTTTCTGGCTTTGATGGAACAATTCCCCATCATCTCGGTAATCTCTCTAGCCTGGTTTATCTCGATCTTCATTTAGATATTTATCAATCAGGTATTCTCGAAGTTGATAACCTTCATTGGCTTTCTGGTCTTTCTTCTCTTCGACACCTTGATCTGGGAAAGGTGAACCTCGGTCAGTCCCATGATTGGTTACCGGCCATTAACATGCTTCCTTCTCTTTCTGAGCTACGCCTCTCCGATTGTGAACTTCCTAACATTACTATTTCTCTTCCATATGTTAATTTCACTTCCCTTTCAGTCCTTGATTTTTCCAGGAATGAACTTGGCCCGAGAATTCCAGATTGGTTGTTCAATCTTAGCAGTTTAGAGTATCTAAATCTTGGAGGGAATTATTTTCGAGATCCAATTCCAAGTGCTCTTGGCAAGTTTTGCCACTTGCATACTTTAGAACTCTCAGACAATTTTATCAGGGGAGAGATGACTGGGTTTGTGGAATGTCTATCTGGATGCATTCAAGAAAGTTTGGAGACACTGAATTTGGCATCAAATGGTCTTAGTGGGTATTTTCCTGATTGGTTATTCCATCATATAAATCTTAAAACTCTTGATCTCAGCGGAAATTCACTATATGGCCCTATTCCTGAATCTCTTGGAAATCATTCATCATTGGAAGAATTGTATCTTAGTCACAACAACTTGAATGGGTCTTTGCCGGAGAGTCTTGGACAACTTTCAGAACTAATCAATCTAGGGATATCTTCTAATTCGTTGGAAGGTATTGTGTCAGAAGCACACTTTGCCAGTCTAACCAAATTGGAATCATTGGATATCTCCTTGAATTCTTTAGTTCTTAAAGTAAGCTCCAATTGGATTCCACCTTTTCACCTCAAATACATCAGAATGAGGTCTTGTCAAGTGGGACCCCAGTTTCCTGCATGGCTTCGTGAGCAAAGAGACTTTTTCAAACTTGACTTATCCAATGCCCAAATTTCAGATTCCATACCATACTGGTTTTGGAACTTGTCTTCTCAAATCTCATTCTTGAATCTTTCTCACAACCAAATCAATGGCGAGATTCCAAATTCATTGCACTTTGCTCCTAGGGCGACTATTGATTTAAGTTTCAACATCTTTAGAGGTTCATTGCCACACTCGTTTCTTAATGCCAGGATTTGGATTTTGGATCTCTCCAACAATTTCCTTTCTGGACCCATACCCGTAACTTTTCGCGAAATATCTCTTGGATTCTTATCACTTTCTCATAATCATTTAAATGGTAGCATTCCTCTGTCTTTATGCCAAATGGTGCGTTTGCAGAACCTTGATCTCTCGTATAATCAATTAACTGGAGAACTTCCTCAGTGTTTGGGAAATTTGACTAGATTGCTCACCATGGATTTGGCAAACAATAGTATACATGGACATATTCCTATGTCTTTGGGTTTTATAAATGAGCTTCGATGGTTGCGTTTGCGCAGCAATAACTTTTCAGGTGAGCTCCCTACATCATTGAGAAATTGCACCGATTTGAGAGCTATCGATTTTAGTGAAAACAATTTCTCTGGAAAAATACCAAAATGGACAGGGAAAAGCCTATCAGCTCTCAAGATTCTCAAACTTTCGTCAAATAAATTTTCCGGAACAATTCCTCCACAGCTATGTCATCTTACTTCTCTTCAGATCTTGGATCTCGCACATAACAAGCTACTAGGAGCCATACCAAAGTGTTTTAGCAATTTCAATGCCATGGCTACGACAGAGCATCAAAGTGAAACTATTGTGAATGTGAACTATGTTACTGAAGAAGGAGATGCAGGGATCATATGTTATGAGGAGAACATAACAGTGATTATTAAAGGAGTAAAACTTGATTATACCACGACACTTTCCCTTGTAAGCGTGATAGACCTCTCAAGCAATCATTTATCTGGAGAGATACCTGAAGTTTTAGCAAATCTATCTGGCCTGCAAGGTTTGAACTTGTCCGGAAATCATTTGACTGGAAACATTCCAAAGAATATTGATGGCTTGCGACGGTTAGAGTCTCTTGATCTATCGCATAATCAACTTTCTGGTGCTATTCCACATACCTTGTCAGCATTAACTTTCTTAAGCAGCCTCGATCTGTCACATAATAAGCTGTCAGGGCAGATTCCATCAGGCTACCAGCTCCAAACTTTAACTGATCCTTCCATTTATAGTGACAACCTTGATGTTTGTGGATCTCCACTTCCGAAGTGCCGAAAAGATGAAACATTCAAAGCACCGATGGTTGAAGAAGAGAGGAACGAAGAAGGGTTCGAGAAGATATGGTTTTTCACTAGCATGGCACCGGGATTCGTGGTTGGATTTTGGGGAGTATGTGGTGTTTTAATCTTTAAGAAGTCATGGAGGATTTCTTATTTTCGACTTTCTGATAAAGTGATGGATAAGATCTCCGTGGTGTGGGTAACAAAGGTGGCTAAGTTGAAGACAATGCTCCAGGATAGGAAGTAA